In one Cottoperca gobio chromosome 12, fCotGob3.1, whole genome shotgun sequence genomic region, the following are encoded:
- the dab2 gene encoding disabled homolog 2 isoform X2, giving the protein MSAEVENSVPVPADHSIASPSTTSANTPPTSPMTATSKVPFKKDKKKVSEKTDEYLLGRFQGDGVRYKAKLIGVDDVPEARGDKMSQDSMMKLKGMAVAARSQGKHKQRIWVNISMSGLKIIDEKSGVIEHEQVVNKISFIARDVTDNRAFGYVCGVEGQHQFFAIKTAQQAEPLVIDLKDLFQVIFNLRKKEAEASQKGENGTAVVENGSGALLGVDGDVKTAQPVEQFDLFGAMSTPPDIQSPNSTASDLFGGELFAAPGHSEGSSAPGDLFNSTPAGHSYPSSIAALGNLQLGPPGTTSIPAAGMWGAAPSMFPMPGMTAPGPRPNFPQPSAFGGLPIPPTAWGQQMPPQFSVAPLSPPHLSWGQPPPAGPVGAPGWGQPTMTNPFQHGSFPAMGDQQGPSRPPPRPPVKEAPPKVENSAFTSLDPLGDREKKIGKDMFKDFQLAKPPAIPARKGELVPNCNETGAFDQYFNNKVGLAQDNADHDDFDINQISNVNDVPKPAAAPSFNPGLLDAAFAPAPIANNSAPAQGPRQDMFDQAFGAPDSSLFGAPPVAMQTAVVGQTSGSTAAFGDPFGNPFA; this is encoded by the exons ATGTCTGCAGAGGTGGAGAACAGCGTGCCGGTCCCTGCCGATCACAGCATCGCATCCCCATCTACAACCTCGGCCAACACTCCTCCAACCTCCCCTATGACAGCCACATCCAAGGTCCCCTTCAAGAAAGATAAGAAGAAAG TCTCCGAGAAGACGGACGAGTACCTGCTGGGCAGGTTTCAAGGGGATGGCGTCAGGTACAAGGCCAAACTGATAGGTGTCGATGATGTCCCAGAGGCCAGAGGAGACAAGATGTCGCAGGACTCCATGATGAAACTTAAG GGTATGGCAGTAGCTGCTCGGTCCCAaggcaaacacaaacagaggatCTGGGTCAACATTTCCATGTCGGGCCTCAAGATCATTGATGAGAAATCGGGA GTGATTGAACATGAACAAGTGGTGAATAAGATCTCCTTCATCGCCAGAGATGTAACAGATAACAGGGCGTTTGGATATGTATGCGGAGTAGAAGGGCAGCATCAGTTCTTCGCCATAAAGACTGCACAACAG GCGGAGCCCCTGGTCATTGATCTGAAAGATCTCTTCCAGGTCATCTTCAACCTGAGGAAGAAGGAGGCAGAGGCCTCGCAGAAG GGTGAAAATGGCACCGCTGTAGTTGAG AATGGAAGCGGTGCCTTGCTAGGTGTGGATGGTGACGTAAAAACTGCTCAA CCAGTGGAGCAGTTTGACCTTTTTGGAGCCATGTCGACCCCTCCAGACATCCAGTCTCCAAAT TCCACAGCAAGTGACTTGTTTGGAGGAGAGCTTTTTGCTGCTCCTGGTCACTCTGAAGGGTCATCTGCCCCTGGGGACCTTTTCAACAGCACACCTGCTGGCCACTCCTATCCCTCCTCCATAGCTGCTCTGG GGAATCTTCAGTTAGGACCTCCAGGTACCACAAGTATCCCTGCTGCAGGCATGTGGGGAGCTGCACCTTCCATGTTCCCCATGCCAGGAATGACCGCTCCAGGCCCGAGGCCCAACTTTCCACAGCCATCTGCCTTTGGTGGCCTTCCCATACCACCCACAGCCTGGGGCCAGCAAATGCCACCTCAGTTTAGTGTTGCACCCTTATCCCCACCCCACCTGAGCTGGGGCCAGCCTCCACCAGCTGGGCCAGTTGGTGCTCCAGGTTGGGGTCAGCCCACCATGACCAATCCTTTCCAGCATGGCTCGTTCCCTGCAATGGGTGACCAGCAAGGTCCGTCACGACCCCCTCCTAGACCACCTGTTAAGGAGGCCCCTCCAAAGGTCGAGAACAGTGCCTTCACATCTTTAGACCCCCttggagatagagagaagaagatTGGAAAGGACATGTTCAAGGATTTCCAGCTTGCCAAACCCCCTGCCATCCCAGCGAGGAAAGGGGAGCTAGTGCCCAACTGCAACGAAACCGGGGCGTTCGATCAGTACTTTAACAATAAAGTGGGCCTGGCTCAGGATAATGCAGATCATGATGACTTTGATATCAATCAAATTTCAAACGTTAACG ATGTTCCTAAACCGGCTGCAGCTCCAAGCTTTAACCCTGGCCTCCTCGATGCCGCCTTCGCTCCTGCCCCGATCGCAAACAATTCAGCACCAGCGCAGGGACCCAGACAGGACATGTTTGATCAAGCGTTCGGGGCCCCAGATTCTAGTCTGTTTGGAGCTCCGCCTGTAGCCATG CAGACTGCTGTTGTTGGTCAGACTTCTGGTTCAACAGCGGCTTTTGGGGATCCTTTTGGAAATCCCTTTGCTTGA
- the dab2 gene encoding disabled homolog 2 isoform X1: protein MSAEVENSVPVPADHSIASPSTTSANTPPTSPMTATSKVPFKKDKKKVSEKTDEYLLGRFQGDGVRYKAKLIGVDDVPEARGDKMSQDSMMKLKGMAVAARSQGKHKQRIWVNISMSGLKIIDEKSGVIEHEQVVNKISFIARDVTDNRAFGYVCGVEGQHQFFAIKTAQQAEPLVIDLKDLFQVIFNLRKKEAEASQKGENGTAVVENGSGALLGVDGDVKTAQPVEQFDLFGAMSTPPDIQSPNESNDILLLDFSAEVDSNQNCIKGNSFVTSCAPGRRASPQTENPFSSTFGYFPTPDSDPFRDDPLSKSPTWSEPDNSQISPGTANHLNSTAGNTCKTIINGGLNEDSEHLSQQIDGLSSKTMILALSNGQWPLGGKITQSNTITMMDGDESGTVLSIKNPFFDSNGITHHPQPPVTSKDSVVISPPPQSSKAGRGRRSAKSTASDLFGGELFAAPGHSEGSSAPGDLFNSTPAGHSYPSSIAALGNLQLGPPGTTSIPAAGMWGAAPSMFPMPGMTAPGPRPNFPQPSAFGGLPIPPTAWGQQMPPQFSVAPLSPPHLSWGQPPPAGPVGAPGWGQPTMTNPFQHGSFPAMGDQQGPSRPPPRPPVKEAPPKVENSAFTSLDPLGDREKKIGKDMFKDFQLAKPPAIPARKGELVPNCNETGAFDQYFNNKVGLAQDNADHDDFDINQISNVNDVPKPAAAPSFNPGLLDAAFAPAPIANNSAPAQGPRQDMFDQAFGAPDSSLFGAPPVAMQTAVVGQTSGSTAAFGDPFGNPFA from the exons ATGTCTGCAGAGGTGGAGAACAGCGTGCCGGTCCCTGCCGATCACAGCATCGCATCCCCATCTACAACCTCGGCCAACACTCCTCCAACCTCCCCTATGACAGCCACATCCAAGGTCCCCTTCAAGAAAGATAAGAAGAAAG TCTCCGAGAAGACGGACGAGTACCTGCTGGGCAGGTTTCAAGGGGATGGCGTCAGGTACAAGGCCAAACTGATAGGTGTCGATGATGTCCCAGAGGCCAGAGGAGACAAGATGTCGCAGGACTCCATGATGAAACTTAAG GGTATGGCAGTAGCTGCTCGGTCCCAaggcaaacacaaacagaggatCTGGGTCAACATTTCCATGTCGGGCCTCAAGATCATTGATGAGAAATCGGGA GTGATTGAACATGAACAAGTGGTGAATAAGATCTCCTTCATCGCCAGAGATGTAACAGATAACAGGGCGTTTGGATATGTATGCGGAGTAGAAGGGCAGCATCAGTTCTTCGCCATAAAGACTGCACAACAG GCGGAGCCCCTGGTCATTGATCTGAAAGATCTCTTCCAGGTCATCTTCAACCTGAGGAAGAAGGAGGCAGAGGCCTCGCAGAAG GGTGAAAATGGCACCGCTGTAGTTGAG AATGGAAGCGGTGCCTTGCTAGGTGTGGATGGTGACGTAAAAACTGCTCAA CCAGTGGAGCAGTTTGACCTTTTTGGAGCCATGTCGACCCCTCCAGACATCCAGTCTCCAAAT GAATCTAATGATATTCTCTTGCTGGACTTTTCTGCTGAAGTTGACAGCAATCAGAATTGCATAAAGGGAAACTCCTTTGTAACTTCCTGTGCCCCTGGCCGTAGGGCATCTCCCCAGACAGAGAATCCCTTTTCCTCAACATTTGGCTACTTTCCAACCCCAGACAGTGACCCTTTCAGAGATGACCCCCTTTCTAAATCGCCCACTTGGTCGGAACCCGATAATTCACAGATCTCCCCCGGCACCGCTAATCACCTAAACAGCACTGCTGGCAACACTTGTAAGACAATTATTAACGGTGGTTTGAATGAGGACTCCGAACACCTCAGTCAGCAGATAGATGGGTTATCCAGTAAAACCATGATCCTCGCTCTCAGTAACGGACagtggccactagggggcaaAATAACTCAGAGCAACACAATTACCATGATGGACGGGGATGAATCTGGAACCGTTCTCTCAATCAAAAACCCATTTTTTGACTCTAATGGCATAACTCATCACCCGCAACCCCCAGTGACTAGCAAGGATTCAGTTGTCATAAGTCCGCCTCCGCAGAGCTCTAAGGCTGGACGAGGTCGAAGGAGTGCAAAG TCCACAGCAAGTGACTTGTTTGGAGGAGAGCTTTTTGCTGCTCCTGGTCACTCTGAAGGGTCATCTGCCCCTGGGGACCTTTTCAACAGCACACCTGCTGGCCACTCCTATCCCTCCTCCATAGCTGCTCTGG GGAATCTTCAGTTAGGACCTCCAGGTACCACAAGTATCCCTGCTGCAGGCATGTGGGGAGCTGCACCTTCCATGTTCCCCATGCCAGGAATGACCGCTCCAGGCCCGAGGCCCAACTTTCCACAGCCATCTGCCTTTGGTGGCCTTCCCATACCACCCACAGCCTGGGGCCAGCAAATGCCACCTCAGTTTAGTGTTGCACCCTTATCCCCACCCCACCTGAGCTGGGGCCAGCCTCCACCAGCTGGGCCAGTTGGTGCTCCAGGTTGGGGTCAGCCCACCATGACCAATCCTTTCCAGCATGGCTCGTTCCCTGCAATGGGTGACCAGCAAGGTCCGTCACGACCCCCTCCTAGACCACCTGTTAAGGAGGCCCCTCCAAAGGTCGAGAACAGTGCCTTCACATCTTTAGACCCCCttggagatagagagaagaagatTGGAAAGGACATGTTCAAGGATTTCCAGCTTGCCAAACCCCCTGCCATCCCAGCGAGGAAAGGGGAGCTAGTGCCCAACTGCAACGAAACCGGGGCGTTCGATCAGTACTTTAACAATAAAGTGGGCCTGGCTCAGGATAATGCAGATCATGATGACTTTGATATCAATCAAATTTCAAACGTTAACG ATGTTCCTAAACCGGCTGCAGCTCCAAGCTTTAACCCTGGCCTCCTCGATGCCGCCTTCGCTCCTGCCCCGATCGCAAACAATTCAGCACCAGCGCAGGGACCCAGACAGGACATGTTTGATCAAGCGTTCGGGGCCCCAGATTCTAGTCTGTTTGGAGCTCCGCCTGTAGCCATG CAGACTGCTGTTGTTGGTCAGACTTCTGGTTCAACAGCGGCTTTTGGGGATCCTTTTGGAAATCCCTTTGCTTGA